The Panicum virgatum strain AP13 chromosome 3N, P.virgatum_v5, whole genome shotgun sequence genome includes the window TTGCGCGAAACCATTTGTAGAGGCCAGGTCATGTCATCACCTGCCtcgaaaaatatatttttagggacgggtgaggccatcacccgcccttgaaaatggcgctcatttttaggggtggatgAAGGTGTGACCCACccttaaaaatgtatttttagaagCAGGTCGAATGGTACAGTAACTCCGCTCTATTTGTAGCAGCGGGTGAAAATTTAGTCCGTTCCTAAAAGAATTATGCGTTCCTACAAATTGTTTTATTTGTACTAGTGTACCGTGATGATGATTACTGATTTTCGTTTGACGTATCGatttcctccgccgccgccgtcgccgccgtgcgtTCTCCTGTGCCATCGATGACCGTTCATTCCGTGGCCACGACGAAGAGAAGGGAGGGGCTGGAGGGCCTCCTCGCGCAGCCATGGCGTCATCGTCCATGCCGACGCAGCCACGCACGTCGTCATTCGTATTTCGTATCATCGTACCTCACCTCTTTTATCATGATCTCCTTCCAGTCTTGGCCAAAActcgccgacgacgtcaacgGTCGCCGGCGATCACGATCAACCTTTGTGCCTGCACACAGCAGGCCGCGCACTGGGCTGTTTGGATGCTGCCTGCCAGGCAGCTCCGACGCCGGGCAGCGTCCCCAGGCGTTCGATTTCCATCGCCTGGGGCTACGATTGATTGCCTGGCAGGCAAGCCCAGGCCAGGGCGCCATCCAAACGAGCCAGCCTCTCGCCATCTCCTTCGTTCATGCAATCTAATCAGTGCGTTCGAGTGAACTGCATTGTCACGGTATCACCCTAACACGTGCGGCAGACAAGAAGAATCCCTGTGGCCAGGACAAGAcatgtgtaacgaacatggcaccatttatgccatttcgagtgattttggtgatcgaatgacaacacaacacttggactaatatgattgttaagatgatcattctcaggcttttaggttcaagtgatgacaaagagaaagagaaaataggcgtagcaaggcccgaagggcagcccctacgggggttccgctacccggttagcggacgggggtcgagggggagccgcccctcgcgggtctcagggcagcgccctgaaagctcttcgattcaggagcaccggaagaaccgacgccatgggcatcggagcatccgatggtagtcggaagaaccgacgccatggtactttggtgcagaagccaagtcagcctataggcaccggttgaaccgacggtctaaaatagggcatcggtgcaatggccgtcctttgtaccagagacgatgtcaagtgcccagaagaagtttcttcagcaccggttcaaccgacggtgcatcggtgcataccaccggtgtaatgacgtcagcgtccaggagaagattccttcagcaccggttgaaccggtgaggcatcggtgcaaagcatcggttcaaccggtggtctctgcgtcagccataaggagtccaacggctacttcgtgttatgagtgaccggatgaaccgacgctaccctgccaagaggcatcggttcttccggtggtacgcagattttcagctaaccgttggagcaacggctacaagacttggtggcctatatatacgcctcaccccggccatttgaagattgctggagttgctggacatcccacacacacccaagaacatctccaagccatacaaaagcatcaagatcatatccttagcccttagcacactttgagagtgttgtgtaaaggattagctcttagtgagtgagtttgcaaggcttaagagcctttgtgctgtggttcattagtgaaccaaaacaagagcttggtgcgccggcaccttggagcgtggagctcgccggcaacgtcatcgaccctccgacttggtgtggagcggcgacgacacctttgtgcgggggacgtggagacccccatcctttgtggagaagctccttagtggaacccggggccaaggtgaccgtgattgtgttcacggaagagacttggtggccgagtagcaatactcttagtgagtgctacaacaacgtggatgtaggtgtgcctttgtggctaaccgaaccacgggataaacacccgcgtcaagagtttgctatctcctatcccgctctttaagcttccgcatttctttctagtaatttgtatgcctttactttcatagaatagtttcttgataggaaaggttataggttgctaaactcttttgggataggggttttacactagaacaacctagttgcacatattgatagcatgttttagtttaagttttgtgcaaactagttggagccataggtctaagcttttattagtgcctaattcaccccctccccctcttaggctagagcacccgatcactttcaacatGGAACAGTCCTTCCACGCCGTGATGCCTCTCGCCATCTCCTTCGTTCATGCAATCTAATCAGTGCGTTCGAGTGAACTGCATTGTCACGGCATCACCCTAACACGTGCGGCACAAGTTCTACTTTTCTCCGTTCAAATAGCTAGGACAAGCATTCTCGCTCATCACCACGATTTGTTTGGCTGGAGATTAGAGCCTTTTGTCACATACAGTCACCAAGAAACTATGAGCTGCTACTTCCCACTGGGAACCATGCTTTGGGTCCTATGCATCTTGCAGTTCATGCTCCACATGGCAGGTGGCTGCGCTATCGAGGAGAGGATTGCTCTTATGCGCATCAGATCTTTGTTGGTGGAGGCAAACTCTGAAGTTCCTGCTTCTTGGGGATTGAGTGACGACTGCTGCTCCTGGGAAAGGGTCCGATGCAACAACAGCACACGAGTGTCGGGTCTCAACCTCGACTCCGTGTATGTGTATCAGACCTGTGTACGAGATCCATGCTGGAATCTCAATTTGACCATATTTTCCTCGTTTCATGAGCTACAGCAGCTGGATTTATCTTGGAATTCCGCTCTTCTTCAAAACTTCGATGGTAAGTATGTACATCCCTAGACATGAATGCGCTTGACTACTTCTTTTTCCAGTACTTCGTGCCAAAAAACCTTGTTCATATTTCATAAGAACTTTTACCCAGGTCTTGAAGGATTGACTAAGCTTCGCTATCTCAACCTTAGCGGCAACAGCTTGGTCGAGAATAATATCTTGGAATCTCTTGGTAAATTGGCTTTTCTTGAAGTTGTAAATTTTGACGAAACCGGTTTGCGCGGCGCTCTTCAGAATATTGGTACAGACATAGCTAATTCGTAGCATTCTTGTATGTTGCTCGTGTTTCTTGTCTTTTGGATAGGTGCCGCAGTCGTTTCTATTTAGTGTTGTTTGTTTGTATCATGCAGCTTTAAGAAATCTCAAGAACTTGCGAGATTTGAGTCTAGCAGGGAATCAAATGAATGGAAGCATCCCGGCTTCCTTATTTGAGCTTCCATGCCTTGAATATTTGGACCTTTCAGACAATCTCCTTAAAGGACACATACATGTATGCTCGTCTTCGACTCTTCCTTTGTTGATTCAAGCACTCAAGTTACTATTAGCAAACAATCTAAACAACATGTtcgattatattttttttggaaacggCACCAATATTAAAGAAGATAGACCTCTCAACAAACCTTAGGAACTTGCGAGAACTGCGTCTTAGATCCAACAGATTGAATGGAAGCATCCCAGCTTCGTTATTTGAGCTTCCTCGCCTTGAATATTTGGATCCTGCAGAAAATCtctgtgggaccgaagccggcgaccagaggggggtgaatgggagccgatcaaaatttcttccgaaattcaaaccgtcggcctatatcccgaaaatcacccaagccctcaagcgttctgaccaaaatttggagtagctattgaaaaattaacccaacacaaaaggcctcgaacgagcgagcgaaaccacgaagcaaaacgGAAGTGAAACCGAAAGattgcagaactgatctgcctggaccggtctgaccggtgcgctggaccggtctgaccggtgcgctggaccggtctaaccggtcgtgcctaccggtctgaccggtagcacccagaaaacccccgagaaattggattcaaacggtgaatcctgaacaaacgaccacgaaaaccgatgaaacttgggggattgcttcgcccctaccccgtgagcatatccccaaaagatctcgtcctaaagatcaacgaatcgtgagaattatgggggagatcaaaagggattggggttttctcaaacactcaagaactcgaatttgaacacgccagtgattccagaggatGTAGGAAGGGGCTAgatgcacgggaatcacagctaagaactcgtagcctcctctcaatcaagtgtgccaaaaacgaaatcgaaaatccattgcacaaggcacaaaaccaggggattgaatcgaatcaaaagcccagagggcacgaggaggatagggcctcctttcccaatcaaatcccttacaaggtttcaataatccatggacaaaaacaactcaaacgagaggaacagagggagggagacgcaggggcggcggcctggagaaacagagagtccacgaacagattacaaaagccgcaattaacctaacacaagtgaaggggtatttatacccgcgggaccggtcagacaggtgcgctggaccggtcagaccggttggttagaccggtcagaccggtgccagggaccggtcagaccggttggcctgcagcaccccatgtacatgatctcatccgacggccgaggttctttcttcgaaacgaagtcttctccgcgatgccgccgtcttgatgaagatccagtccgcggttttggagggtccgcgaaacccgggtagatggccggttttgagaaaccgccaaaacctcacgcgcgggaagattcccgcctccacgccgtggccctagacgccgttcccgcctcggccttcagacggccctagacgccgcccgacgcccgtcacctcctcgcccgcagcgaggccctagacgccgtcgacgcccgtcgcctccgtcagtcccgagaccgacgcccgtgcctccacgactcggcgtcttcaaccgccgtccgcctccttggttttgtggcgcaaaccaagaaacccgccttccgtcgccgcttgcgccctcgatccaggagtggacgccatagctgccgcccggtccgagctccggccccggctgcccttcaccgccgtccaccgcacggtccatcggccacagcacctccacggcagctccccgtcgacactcgacgcccgtgtacctgcaatccaaaaaccaagcgcacgatcaccccgcacggttgacaattcactcatcacaagcaggatagagtactcaacattcctcaatctcccccttgatgagtgcattgtcaacacaccacaaacgaaccaagagaagtgaaaccaaagaagaacaaagaagcacgaaagagaagaactcaagcaagtgacaaaaagctcagaaaggcaagaacagtcacttactcaagcaaagatcgatcccctaagacaagggcaacggctcgacgcaatcgatcaaaagccaaaacatgactcctcaaagacagaggtaacgctcgacgcagtcatgcaagcagcagagggaaaacgagaaaaccaggagccaaaaccaaagcagaaactccccaagcaaagtttttccctctcacaagtgcaactctcccaaaatgatgcactctcaaagccctgtgcacaacaagtttttcaaaaatcaaacaagtctcccccttgttcgatcacttctctcaaaattctcccccttgttggcacatgcacacatcaagcctaaaaagacctaaagctccccctgaagcaaaaactccccctgaacagatgctatgccatgaatgcaatgcaggaggtgtaagtgaaagcatttagggatacaaagatatgagcaacatctagtctcaagcacgtgtgcatccataaaccagacctgcatctagctcaacagggtatatcaaatcagtttagagctaggcaagttcagtttaggagaaataaaagcatcacccatgatctagcactaacaagtagggaatgaaaagcagtgctactcatactcatacaggtgagcaaaaacagccaaaacaagttgccagcATTCACTTTTCAATCAAttttttatatcaagcaattctaagTGCCAgaggttgaaagcttgtcatgcttcacttagcaacgagaccaagcctatgccaaaagacaatcagaagcttaaagcactcgtttcagtcatgcacagccttgcccgagctctcacaagtgcaaagtgagtcgtcccgaaagctcgatcagtgcgacaagcaatcccacctggatcttttcattccatttcaagaacagttcaagcaattttattagaattagatcatttcaagtatgaattgctgaacgaaaagccacactagcatgaataagatagcaaagcatatcaacacgccctaacatgctagtagccaagacagggtgatcatgttttcagattttcaaatcaaaatagcttaactcaaatgatgtcatatacacaatggagcaagctatacatgatcaaatttatcaactcacactagcaggcactagaagatcatagcaatgtatacaataatgctagtgcaagtgagacaatgcaaaatgcaaacatgtacaatgcatatgtacaatgcaactaccaaacctagaaaacaaagagaagcaaataaaatctacaaagctaaccaaagataAGTCAGCAAATACAACGGCTCAAAGACACACAGGACTAGAccaaatggatccaactgagtaccatgGAAAAGGCAACAATCAGAAAACCACAAGTCCATCCTGAGAGAAAAACGTACAAGCCGAACACTCACATACCTCGAtgaagatcccgctggacctagagcatagcaagctcgaggtcacctcccctgcatcctcagcgggtccaccttctgctcgaacaggttcttgtagaggtgaacgatcgaagtggaagtagtggtactggatcgtcctcctgagctgaggtagtcgaagcagaaggggccggagcctgcagccggcgcagtaactccggatcatcatcggcaccggaggtagagctccccctcaacaAGTGATACCTAGCACAAGAGAAGCTAGGACACAAGAAGATAGCAAACACCAAAGATCCAGAGCAAGACTCAAGCAAATGGTTAAGTGTTAGTCAAGCCACATGCAAGGGTATACCAAAAGACAATCTAGAAcatatcaagacaaaagatatCCCTAGAATAATCTAAAGGTACTCAACAAGATGAACCAAGGCAGCAAGACTATATGAAGAAGATACTTGAGCTAGCAACCAGACCTAAGCAGCAAAAGCTACACAAGCATGAGGGGACCGGACAAAGCACACACCCTGAGCTAGCAAGAGTCATGACAAAATGAAAATCACAAAAACTAGCATACAGAGTGGCTAGTCCACCAAAGCACAAGCACAGACCTAGCAAGCAAAACAAGTAGAGATGTAGAATCTACAACATGGCACACGCAGAAAATATACAAAGAACTCAAAAGACAAACTCAAATGTACAAAGGATACAACAGCCACCATGGGCTATCCATCAGTCTTGGAGAACCATCAAATCTTGATCAAACCTGCATAAGACCAAGATCCATGGAGCACTTGTTCTCCAGGCCTCCAACCTGCATCACCATCGAGACAAAGGAGGAGCAAACGTCttgacactggggttagcaaagtgagaagcaaaccagtgacgagccatttgctctacagaagggtaagcaaagtcaggtaaagcgtatcccctgtcccgtctactgCGAGGCTGACgatcaccaccgcgaggaaggcgtggagcctcaaaaccttctccaaagcctcggtcctgtggtccatagccgtactgaaaacgaccaggagcacggccggcaaagcgaccacctgctggagcacggtaaccaccaccgtctccctgacctccacctacacggcgcgccctagcatctcgcctatcaccacgccgagaaggaccatgcacccaagcagagtacatgtccacGTTCCGTCTTaactgctctctcctcacagcccgcttcctcctgaagcaaaactcctccaggtgacatTCCCtatcacagaactcgcagtggtacctcacctcacgcttgggaggtggaggcctagcctgcggacggggaggagcggccctcttcttctgggcaacctgggctgtggcagcagggagcgtgtcgagggggttcctcagcgcattgggctttggaacccaaacctgcttctgcggaggtgctttcggtggttctttaagcacaccatccgcggggtcaacaagcgaaggctgcatgctcgtgctagcagtgtttccagcagccttgccgatcttaccatacaacctgtcaaagtctgacttcgtgtatgtgtaaccgaccccaaacccttcaccacgcttgaactgcttgaccattatgcccaactgcggctcactagcagaaacccaactaagaatcgccctaagataggtattctcattctccaggttggctttctctaccgcaagattatccaaatcagagatcaaaccagggcaaacagagcagtcaataggtgggctagactctatgaccttagtctttccaaaagacttgatcaaagcgttcttctcctctagctccaacctaagcgtgggacaaagcttacaagcgccaagcaaaactggcctagacttcatctcctctagctcgcacacaacagtagcaaacttagactgcaacgaagctagatcagacttaaagataggacactcctcacattcaagcacatcgctaacaataggagcatccttaaccagttctagttcatacttggccttagcgagctcatgagacacgtcagcaagcgaaatcttagcaacatctaagttcgcgacgttctcatcatgcttggcacgaaGAGCAataagatcgttcatgtgagatatgcagccagcgcactcatcctcactagacttctccctagcacaagccagctcagccctaagctttctacactctctagctgcttccttaagcagcctcttctggttgtcgagagcggtgtacaactccctaacctctgtatcaagcaggtcgatcgtggagtttacctctgaatcactctcggatccaggagaagagccggagtgcgtcggtgtagcgtgtccacccgaagacgcacgagcaccattggcttcgcccgccatggtgcagaagctcttgcgccgaccggccaccaagcaaaggccgatgaagccggtggcttccttgtcccgcttcttcttcttcttcttcttcttgtcgtcgtcgtcggaggtcggtgaagaagagcggtcggtgtcggagctttgtcgaggtcgctgagctgcgccaggaaggccttctcccgcttcttggccttgtactggaagcgcttcttgagcgactccttgtcgaagcgtcctccccggtcacgactgcggtgcttgtggcgccgacgctccttgttggagcctccctcgtcgcggtcgcggtggcggtagtagtcgaaggagttgttctggccaccgccggacttcttggggcaatcggcgacgaagtgattcagatcgccgcagttgtagcacccggggttcttcttcctctgcctgttgtggtagacgcgctggaacttgctgatcaggaggcacaagtcgttgTCGCctagcgtctccagctgctcatctgaaacagaaggcaaagaggcaagagaaaagccaagagcagagttagcgttagagctcgatccacctgggccagtcacaagagcgacgctcttggaaggaggggcaccattgagcttggctcgtgtctggttatccacctccgtggccttgagcttgctgaaaagctcgttcaccgtcagagtctcatagccagcagactcaatgatggtgttcaccttgagatcccacacagagcgatcaagtgcgtaaagcaacttaagggccttctcgtgctctgtgtactcaagggcaccagcagatctgttcgcattgaccttgttcacaatcgactgaaaacgactgaacatcaggtcaatgctctcacccggctcctgtgtgaagttctcgtactcacgccggtgagtctcgaacagtctggccttcacctgaggtgtaccctcgtggtagttctcaaggcacgtccaaattttgtgggcttcctgaaaaccctggacgcgtgagaactccgcacgagaaacgccagcgaacaaggcattaacggccttggcgttagcctcgtgctgggtcatctggagaggtgtggtccgaacagctAGTACCTCGTagagctggttcgtggtaatctcccagacatcggctcccatgctctgcaggaaggctctcatgcgaaccttccagtaggcatagtcctcgccggaaaacaccgggatcttaccaagactcgccatggtcgccgattcttgaaaacctcaaccaagctctgataccaattgtgggaccgaagccggcgaccagaggggggggtgaatgggagccgatcaaaatttcttccaaattcaaaccgtcggcctatatcccgaaaatcacccaagccctcaagcgttctgaccaaagtttggagtagctattgaaaagctaacccaacacaaaaggcctcgaacgagcgagcgaaaccacgaagcaaaacgGAAGCGAAACCGAAAGattgcagaactgatctgcctggaccggtctgaccggtgcgctggaccggtctgaccagtgcgctggatcggtctaaccggtcgtgcctaccggtctgaccggtagcacccagaaaacccccgagaaattggattcaaacggtgaatcctgAGCAAACGACTACGAaaaccgatgaaacttgggggattgcttcgcccctaccctgtgagcatatccccaaaagat containing:
- the LOC120666781 gene encoding receptor like protein 22-like isoform X6, encoding MSCYFPLGTMLWVLCILQFMLHMAGGCAIEERIALMRIRSLLVEANSEVPASWGLSDDCCSWERVRCNNSTRVSGLNLDSVYVYQTCVRDPCWNLNLTIFSSFHELQQLDLSWNSALLQNFFSSTSCQKTLFIFHKNFYPGLEGLTKLRYLNLSGNSLVENNILESLGKLAFLEVVNFDETGLRGALQNIALRNLKNLRDLSLAGNQMNGSIPASLFELPCLEYLDLSDNLLKGHIHGAYPTGCLQMKRLCSIWVLHITR
- the LOC120666781 gene encoding receptor like protein 22-like isoform X5 yields the protein MSCYFPLGTMLWVLCILQFMLHMAGGCAIEERIALMRIRSLLVEANSEVPASWGLSDDCCSWERVRCNNSTRVSGLNLDSVYVYQTCVRDPCWNLNLTIFSSFHELQQLDLSWNSALLQNFFSSTSCQKTLFIFHKNFYPGLEGLTKLRYLNLSGNSLVENNILESLGKLAFLEVVNFDETGLRGALQNIALRNLKNLRDLSLAGNQMNGSIPASLFELPCLEYLDLSDNLLKGHIHKIDLSTNLRNLRELRLRSNRLNGSIPASLFELPRLEYLDPAENLLQGHIPEPSKTCENCI
- the LOC120666781 gene encoding leucine-rich repeat receptor-like serine/threonine-protein kinase SKM1 isoform X2, which translates into the protein MSCYFPLGTMLWVLCILQFMLHMAGGCAIEERIALMRIRSLLVEANSEVPASWGLSDDCCSWERVRCNNSTRVSGLNLDSVYVYQTCVRDPCWNLNLTIFSSFHELQQLDLSWNSALLQNFFSSTSCQKTLFIFHKNFYPGLEGLTKLRYLNLSGNSLVENNILESLGKLAFLEVVNFDETGLRGALQNIALRNLKNLRDLSLAGNQMNGSIPASLFELPCLEYLDLSDNLLKGHIHIDLSTNLRNLRELRLRSNRLNGSIPASLFELPRLEYLDPAENLLQGHIPKMNLTGTLKNLRELHLGSNRLNGSIPTYLFELPRLKCLDLSGNLLEGNIPINSASNLCLSLQTLNLAANNLNGKFDFFWLRNCAKLKEVDLSGNAKLAIDVKFLTSVTPFQLRALMLSGCNLDNTIISGPNLFGTQRHLQFLDLSNNFSGSLPNWMFTNEAPLLYLGLAHNSLVGSLDHLMWQQQSNLQKINISMNYFTGQLPMDISSVFPNLTVLDPSYNNISGH
- the LOC120666781 gene encoding receptor-like protein kinase isoform X4, producing MSCYFPLGTMLWVLCILQFMLHMAGGCAIEERIALMRIRSLLVEANSEVPASWGLSDDCCSWERVRCNNSTRVSGLNLDSVYVYQTCVRDPCWNLNLTIFSSFHELQQLDLSWNSALLQNFFSSTSCQKTLFIFHKNFYPGLEGLTKLRYLNLSGNSLVENNILESLGKLAFLEVVNFDETGLRGALQNIALRNLKNLRDLSLAGNQMNGSIPASLFELPCLEYLDLSDNLLKGHIHKIDLSTNLRNLRELRLRSNRLNGSIPASLFELPRLEYLDPAENLLQGHIPGAYPTGCLQMKRLCSIWVLHITR
- the LOC120666781 gene encoding probable LRR receptor-like serine/threonine-protein kinase At4g36180 isoform X1, with the protein product MSCYFPLGTMLWVLCILQFMLHMAGGCAIEERIALMRIRSLLVEANSEVPASWGLSDDCCSWERVRCNNSTRVSGLNLDSVYVYQTCVRDPCWNLNLTIFSSFHELQQLDLSWNSALLQNFFSSTSCQKTLFIFHKNFYPGLEGLTKLRYLNLSGNSLVENNILESLGKLAFLEVVNFDETGLRGALQNIALRNLKNLRDLSLAGNQMNGSIPASLFELPCLEYLDLSDNLLKGHIHKIDLSTNLRNLRELRLRSNRLNGSIPASLFELPRLEYLDPAENLLQGHIPKMNLTGTLKNLRELHLGSNRLNGSIPTYLFELPRLKCLDLSGNLLEGNIPINSASNLCLSLQTLNLAANNLNGKFDFFWLRNCAKLKEVDLSGNAKLAIDVKFLTSVTPFQLRALMLSGCNLDNTIISGPNLFGTQRHLQFLDLSNNFSGSLPNWMFTNEAPLLYLGLAHNSLVGSLDHLMWQQQSNLQKINISMNYFTGQLPMDISSVFPNLTVLDPSYNNISGH
- the LOC120666781 gene encoding receptor-like protein 2 isoform X3, producing the protein MSCYFPLGTMLWVLCILQFMLHMAGGCAIEERIALMRIRSLLVEANSEVPASWGLSDDCCSWERVRCNNSTRVSGLNLDSVYVYQTCVRDPCWNLNLTIFSSFHELQQLDLSWNSALLQNFFSSTSCQKTLFIFHKNFYPGLEGLTKLRYLNLSGNSLVENNILESLGKLAFLEVVNFDETGLRGALQNIALRNLKNLRDLSLAGNQMNGSIPASLFELPCLEYLDLSDNLLKGHIHKIDLSTNLRNLRELRLRSNRLNGSIPASLFELPRLEYLDPAENLLQGHIPDQIYLAHNVICNSLICPTTFQGAYPTGCLQMKRLCSIWVLHITR